The window GTTACCTTTTTGTTTCCTTAACATATAGCAAGGATGAGATTTACACATCGAAGGTTCACTACGCGTTTCACAAAGGAAGGCCATATCTATGGATCGGAGAAGGGGATTTGCATAACATGGTACTGtaaaaattaagtagaaatTGCAATGCTCTTGTTTTGGATTTATGTTTAGTGTCCAGGACATGGAAATTCCATCTAGCTAATAgcattttttgtttgattttctcAGAATACAATTATCGACGAGCGCGGTTCTCTTTCCATTTGCACTCCGATCCCCGGTCCGCTCATGGGCTTACTCAAATCCATAAGAAAGGTTGGTGTACAATAGATGTCTAGTTAAAGCATGTTATCATCAATTTTAGAAACCTAGTTGATGCTAATGCATTATACTATGAGATTACTGGATATTATTCTCGACGTCAGATTTATTTGTGGGAGCTCTTCTGTTTGCTTTCTCGCATAAGGATTTGCATTTGAGGCCTTAGAGAACTGCTACACTTGTGCCTATAGAAAATTTGCATTACATCTTGCAATTTCTCTTGTCATTTTATTGTCTTATTTCATGCAGTTGCCGGCTCGGGTTGCTCTGTCAGGTGATGTTGTACGCTTGAAAGATAAAAAGGTAACTCCTTACATAAATCTGAAGAACCTACTCTACTTATCAAAACAGATATAAGTTGGCCTTATAGCTGATTGTCAGTGAGTTCGCACGTAGTAAGGGATGAAATTTGATTATTCATGATTTTGGCCTGGCTCGGAGTTTTCTAGATTAGTGTTACATCATAGAGACAAGAGTATTTGTGGAAGCACTTAACGGCTGTCTTTCTATCAAAATCCCCTCGGGCAACTTCTAGCAATCTAGACTACGAGCAGAAGCCGATGCTTCAGAACTGGATCTTTCACTTTGAGGTCAGCCGGAAGGCTTATTTTAGCTTTGATCACAGCAAAAGATTCagcttttttaattttgacaaagaAATGTTACAGCTTCATTGTAGAGATGCTCTTCTACTATAAGACCATCACTGATTGAGCCACCTAACaatcttattttttcttttctccttgaTACAGTCAGGCTGTTGTCGATAGTAATAAAGGAATCTATATATTAGAACAGACAAACAGCTAGCCAAGGCGCAGTTATACATCTTCGTGCTGTTCTGGAGTTCTGCCGGTATCAGTTGCAGATCGAGGGAGCCAGAAATCTTCCAGGAAGATATTAAATGAGAAGTGACTCTCAATGATTTATAACGTTCCGATATTGGGTATGAAAGCTCACCTTTCGTACTATAAGATTCCTGGAGAGCATTAAATTGACATTAAGAAGGACAAGGAGCATGGATATATTCAAATTAACTATATAAATATCTTCAGTTACAGCTCTTCTTGTTCTTATGTGTTAGCGGCCCTTTTAATAGGAATTCATTAACATGGACTTGCTCGTGTAATATCTTCGAACTTGATATGATTGTGTTCTTATTTGCAGTTCAGCACATTATATCGATGGTATGGGGGCAATCCATCGAATGTCGAATGGACAATTTTTGAAGCACCTTACAGCTGATTTATTGTGTAAATTTAATGTCTTGGACGAGGTGTAGAGATGCTAGGCTATAGGTTCTGTTTCCATGTCTGTGTATAGATAtcagtattcttttttttattttttctaaaatttgtgTACTACtggcatgttttttttttttgtttcttttaaacACAACTTCTGTGTTTAGGAAAGAAGAGATCTGTTGTGGTTGGATAGTATCAGTTATTCCACACTGCGCTAAGGGCATTGAAGACTAAATCAACAATgaacaaaataagaaaaggaagaagaaaaaagatagagaaGTCCGATCTCGCACCGCGATTTATCACATAGAATCTGTGTTTTGGAAACAGCAAAACAGCGAGCTGGAGCAAATAAAGCTGAAGATGTTCATTGAttcaattctaaatattttaatgatTGGGTTAAATTTGTACTGTACTTCCTTGGGTTTTAGTGTAGTTAAGTTTGGTCCTCATACCAGAAATTCTACACAGATGTTGCAATTTTAgttactaaaatttaattatttaaacatGAAGGCGAATAGATACTTATGTAAGAATATAGAACCACCACTCGGTGAAATTACACCTTTGGCTTCACTCAGCATTTTGTAACTCAAAGGCGACTTATATCTTATGCCTAGTGCCCAATTGCTCTGGAAAGCTGATTGAATGATTCAACAGAGTCAGACGCGAGGAGAGCATTGATGTGTTGCCTGCTTCGAATATCATAAATGTGTCTCCACAGATAATAATGAAAGTTTGTATATTCGCTCAAGGgaaaatttcatttattttattgataGCTTAGCGTGCTTGCAAGTTAGAACAGCAGTTTTATATTAGCATCTTTTCGAGatgctttcttttcttgtttgtcTATCTGATTCACAATGTGGTGCCGACTTTTCAGTTTGTGGTACTTGTAGTCAATGATATATAAGGTCACGCAAGAGTTCAAAAGGGATTAAAGTTTAAGTTGGCCgagatttaaaaatactttttggaCCTGAANNNNNNNNNNNNNNNNNNNNNNNNNNNNNNNNNNNNNNNNNNNNNNNNNNNNNNNNNNNNNNNNNNNNNNNNNNNNNNNNNNNNNNNNNNNNNNNNNNNNNNNNNNNNNNNNNNNNNNNNNNNNNNNNNNNNNNNNNNNNNNNNNNNNNNNNNNNNNNNNNNNNNNNNNNNNNNNNNNNNNNNNNNNNNNNNNNNNNNNNNNNNNNNNNNNNNNNNNNNNNNNNNNNNNNNNNNNNNNNNNNNNNNNNNNNNNNNNNNNNNNNNNNNNNNNNNNNNNNNNNNNNNNNNNNNNNNNNNNNNNNNNNNNNNNNNNNNNNNNNNNNNNNNNNNNNNNNNNNNNNNNNNNNNNNNNNNNNNNNNNNNNNNNNNNNNNNNNNNNNNNNNNNNNNNNNNNNNNNNNNNNNNNNNNNNNNNNNNNNNNNNNNNNNNNNNNNNNNNNNNNNNNNNNNNNNNNNNNNNNNNNNNNNNNNNNNNNNNNNNNNNNNNNNNNNNNNNNNNNNNNNNNNNNNNNNNNNNNNNNNNNNNNNNNNNNNNNNNNNNNNNNNNNNNNNNNNNNNNNNNNNNNNNNNNNNNNNNNNNNNNNNNNNNNNNNNNNNNNNNNNNNNNNNNNNNNNNNNNNNNNNNNNNNNNNNNNNNNNNNNNNNNNNNNNNNNNNNNNNNNNNNNNNNNNNNNNNNNNNNNNNNNNNNNNNNNNNNNNNNNNNNNNNNNNNNNNNNNNNNNNNNNNNNNNNNNNNNNNNNNNNNNNNNNNNNNNNNNNNNNNNNNNNNNNNNNNNNNNNNNNNNNNNNNNNNNNNNNNNNNNNNNNNNNNNNNNNNNNNNNNNNNNNNNNNNNNNNNNNNNNNNNNNNNNNNNNNNNNNNNNNNNNNNNNNNNNNNNNNNNNNNNNNNNNNNNNNNNNNNNNNNNNNNNNNNNNNNNNNNNNNNNNNNNNNNNNNNNNNNNNNNNNNNNNNNNNNNNNNNNNNNNNNNNNNNNNNNNNNNNNNNNNNNNNNNNNNNNNNNNNNNNNNNNNNNNNNNNNNNNNNNNNNNNNNNNNNNNNNNNNNNNNNNNNNNNNNNNNNNNNNNNNNNNNNNNNNNNNNNNNNNNNNNNNNNNNNNNNNNNNNNNNNNNNNNNNNNNNNNNNNNNNNNNNNNNNNNNNNNNNNNNNNNNNNNNNNNNNNNNNNNNNNNNNNNNNNNNNNNNNNNNNNNNNNNNNNNNNNNNNNNNNNNNNNNNNNNNNNNNNNNNNNNNNNNNNNNNNNNNNNNNNNNNNNNNNNNNNNNNNNNNNNNNNNNNNNNNNNNNNNNNNNNNNNNNNNNNNNNNNNNNNNNNNNNNNNNNNNNNNNNNNNNNNNNNNNNNNNNNNNNNNNNNNNNNNNNNNNNNNNNNNNNNNNNNNNNNNNNNNNNNNNNNNNNNNNNNNNNNNNNNNNNNNNNNNNNNNNNNNNNNNNNNNNNNNNNNNNNNNNNNNNNNNNNNNNNNNNNNNNNNNNNNNNNNNNNNNNNNNNNNNNNNNNNNNNNNNNNNNNNNNNNNNNNNNNNNNNNNNNNNNNNNNNNNNNNNNNNNNNNNNNNNNNNNNNNNNNNNNNNNNNNNNNNNNNNNNNNNNNNNNNNNNNNNNNNNNNNNNNNNNNNNNNNNNNNNNNNNNNNNNNNNNNNNNNNNNNNNNNNNNNNNNNNNNNNNNNNNNNNNNNNNNNNNNNNNNNNNNNNNNNNNNNNNNNNNNNNNNNNNNNNNNNNNNNNNNNNNNNNNNNNNNNNNNNNNNNNNNNNNNNNNNNNNNNNNNNNNNNNNNNNNNNNNNNNNNNNNNNNNNNNNNNNNNNNNNNNNNNNNNNNNNNNNNNNNNNNNNNNNNNNNNNNNNNNNNNNNNNNNNNNNNNNNNNNNNNNNNNNNNNNNNNNNNNNNNNNNNNNNNNNNNNNNNNNNNNNNNNNNNNNNNNNNNNNNNNNNNNNNNNNNNNNNNNNNNNNNNNNNNNNNNNNNNNNNNNNNNNNNNNNNNNNNNNNNNNNNNNNNNNNNNNNNNNNNNNNNNNNNNNNNNNNNNNNNNNNNNNNNNNNNNNNNNNNNNNNNNNNNNNNNNNNNNNNNNNNNNNNNNNNNNNNNNNNNNNNNNNNNNNNNNNNNNNNNNNNNNNNNNNNNNNNNNNNNNNNNNNNNNNNNNNNNNNNNNNNNNNNNNNNNNNNNNNNNNNNNNNNNNNNNNNNNNNNNNNNNNNNNNNNNNNNNNNNNNNNNNNNNNNNNNNNNNNNNNNNNNNNNNNNNNNNNNNNNNNNNNNNNNNNNNNNNNNNNNNNNNNNNNNNNNNNNNNNNNNNNNNNNNNNNNNNNNNNNNNNNNNNNNNNNNNNNNNNNNNNNNNNNNNNNNNNNNNNNNNNNNNNNNNNNNNNNNNNNNNNNNNNNNNNNNNNNNNNNNNNNNNNNNNNNNNNNNNNNNNNNNNNNNNNNNNNNNNNNNNNNNNNNNNNNNNNNNNNNNNNNNNNNNNNNNNNNNNNNNNNNNNNNNNNNNNNNNNNNNNNNNNNNNNNNNNNNNNNNNNNNNNNNNNNNNNNNNNNNNNNNNNNNNNNNNNNNNNNNNNNNNNNNNNN is drawn from Ananas comosus cultivar F153 unplaced genomic scaffold, ASM154086v1, whole genome shotgun sequence and contains these coding sequences:
- the LOC109704789 gene encoding uncharacterized protein LOC109704789 produces the protein MMKTRAASLFFAERCRNILAANWRAHLNTIKADAKGSKDEIYTSKVHYAFHKGRPYLWIGEGDLHNMNTIIDERGSLSICTPIPGPLMGLLKSIRKLPARVALSGDVVRLKDKKVTPYINLKNLLYLSKQI